The proteins below are encoded in one region of Salmo salar chromosome ssa02, Ssal_v3.1, whole genome shotgun sequence:
- the LOC106578847 gene encoding zinc finger MYM-type protein 1: MTRSHRDHIKTDCETQSDDVDSSREDSDIGQAHSLSSNGFTFNIIQIKEEETDFEVHETSEEQNGIRSNCHLDSRALHQDSLTIKTKTETDSVYISQGTAEIKTEHDSEIRVVKIETKVYAPSHSCPHCSCMFHTPQQLLIHTCQVANSDNIVDFLLKTPFHSLESTERVQIKTEGRPLPEIKYIRKDDKVRRAFNTNWYKKYQWLTGSLSSCRLYCWPCLLFGTFEPWAKGGFSDLKNIDRSAKRHDESREHLNSYAKLKLLGQPSHRANHSLNEGLRIQAAQHNEKVRRNRDVLKRLIDSIAYLGMQELAFRGHDETESSANKGNYRELAEVIARYDALLAQHMESSTVFTGMSRTIQNDLITAIASSIRSEIKSEVDAAPFFSWQMDETTDHSQLSVIVRYVDDRGCVQERFLGYFDVSAGRDAQSVFDLVNSEMSEFNFVEKLVAQTYDGAAVMASDLNDLQAKVRAVAPSATFVHCYAHPLNSVLSQSVKSMPKTKVFFATLGGFATFFCKSTNRMLLEKAACASLPKNAPTHWNFTSRVVNTVAKNFEHLLDTFTSITEHPNMDDDTIFDANGFKTQLEDFHFIFLLLTFEYIFACTDVVFDSVQQNAMDVEFCKRRIENILLKIEEHKSEEEFSAIYQKASNMTDDPEFMHRRKRRQGTQDVMQTYKSLYDSIHDNINTQIAQRFQSLDSRRYMELLDDEKFESFRSEFPTNAMESLSQSYGRFFNMEKLKNELQVFYCGEELQGNSRKLCDRILHFKGCGLNEVMPEVYRLMCLVATIGATSAGVESRFSRLKRLKSYTKNTMGQERLKNLAILSIERRILKSLQKNPHWYERVIDQFANQTMRRMDFIFK; this comes from the exons ATGACTAGAAGTCATCGTGACCACATCAAAACAGATTGTGAAACACAGTCAGATGATGTTGACTCCAGTAGAGAAGATTCAGACATTGGCCAAGCACACTCTCTCAGCAGTAATGGGTTTACTTTCAACATCATCCAAATCAAAGAGGAGGAAACAGACTTTGAAGTGCATGAAACAAGTGAGGAACAAAACGGAATCAGATCAAATTGTCACTTGGATTCTAGAGCACTCCACCAGGATTCTTTAACCATCAAAACCAAGACTGAAACAGATTCTGTTTACATTAGCCAAGGAACGGCGGAAATTAAGACTGAGCATGATTCTGAAATCAGAGTGGTTAAGATAGAAACTAAAGTGTACGCCCCCTCACACAGCTGCCCCCACTGCAGTTGCATGTTCCACACACCACAGCAGCTACTTATCCACACCTGCCAGGTCGCGAATTCTGACAACATTGTGGATTTTTTGTTGAAGACCCCGTTTCATTCTTTGGAGTCCACAGAAAGGGTGCAAATTAAAACCGAGGGTCGACCTCTGCCTGAAATCAAGTACATAAGGAAGGATGACAAAGTGAGGAGGGCGTTCAATACCAACTGGTATAAAAAGTATCAATGGCTAACAGGGAGTCTTTCATCATGCCGCTTGTATTGCTGGCCTTGTCTGCTCTTTGGAACGTTTGAGCCTTGGGCTAAAGGGGGGTTCAGTGACCTGAAGAACATTGACCGTTCAGCTAAACGGCATGACGAAAGCCGGGAGCATCTCAACTCCTACGCAAAACTCAAGCTTTTGGGACAGCCGAGTCATCGTGCCAATCACTCACTTAATGAAGGCCTGCGTATTCAAGCTGCGCAACACAATGAGAAGGTCCGAAGAAACAGGGATGTTCTTAAACGTCTCATTGACAGCATTGCATACTTAGGCATGCAAGAGTTGGCTTTTAGGGGGCACGATGAGACGGAAAGTTCCGCAAACAAAGGCAACTACAGGGAATTGGCAGAGGTAATCGCGCGGTATGATGCTTTACTTGCTCAGCATATGGAATCTTCAACTGTGTTCACTGGAATGTCAAGAACAATTCAGAACGACTTGATAACTGCTATCGCATCATCAATTAGAAGTGAGATTAAAAGCGAGGTTGACGCTGCTCCATTTTTCTCATGGCAAATGGATGAAACTACAGACCATTCGCAGTTGTCTGTCAttgtcaggtatgtggatgatcgGGGGTGTGTCCAGGAGcgtttcttgggctactttgatgtGTCAGCTGGGCGAGATGCACAGTCTGTTTTTGATCTAGTGAATTCGGAGATGTCAGAGTTTAACTTTGTGGAGAAACTAGTCGCTCAAACATATGATGGCGCTGCTGTAATGGCTTCTGATTTAAATGATCTGCAAGCAAAAGTAAGAGCTGTAGCTCCGAGCGCCACCTTTGTGCATTGCTATGCACATCCCCTCAACTCCGTATTAAGCCAGAGCGTGAAGTCTATGCCCAAGACCAAGGTTTTCTTTGCCACACTGGGTGGCTTCGCAACTTTTTTTTGTAAGTCCACTAATAGAATGCTGCTAGAAAAGGCCGCTTGTGCAAGTTTGCCAAAAAACGCACCAACACATTGGAATTTCACGTCCAGAGTCGTTAACACGGTGGCAAAAAACTTTGAGCATCTGTTGGACACATTCACAAGTATCACAGAGCATCCTAACATGGATGATGACACGATTTTCGATGCAAATGGGTTCAAGACACAGCTGGAagattttcattttatttttttacttctcACTTTTGAATATATATTTGCTTGCACAGATGTGGTTTTTGACAGTGTGCAACAGAATGCCATGGATGTAGAATTTTGTAAGAGGAGGATTGAGAATATTTTACTCAAGATAGAGGAGCACAAATCTGAAGAAGAATTTAGTGCTATATATCAGAAGGCTTCGAACATGACAGATGATCCAGAGTTTATGCACAGAAGGAAGCGGAGGCAGGGCACTCAGGATGTAATGCAGACGTACAAATCACTGTACGATTCAATCCATGACAATATCAACACACAAATAGCACAGAGGTTCCAAAGCCTGGACAGCAGGAGATACATGGAGTTGTTAGATGATGAGAAATTTGAGTCATTCCGGAGTGAATTCCCTACAAATGCAATGGAAAGCCTGTCCCAGAGCTATGGCCGTTTTTTCAACATGGAAAAACTGAAAAATGAGCTGCAAGTGTTCTACTGTGGCGAGGAGCTTCAAGGGAACAGTCGAAAACTGTGTGACAGAATCTTGCATTTCAAGGGGTGTGGATTGAATGAAGTGATGCCTGAGGTGTACCGGCTCATGTGCCTAGTTGCAACTATAGGGGCAACATCAGCAGGTGTGGAGAGCAGATTCTCTCGTCTGAAGAGGCTGAAAAGCTACACAAAGAACACCATGGGACAAGAGCGACTCAAGAACCTGGCAATCCTATCCATAGAAAGGAGAATTCTTAAATCATTGCAGAAGAATCCTCACTGGTATGAGAGGGTCATTGACCAGTTTGCCAACCAAACTATGAGAAGAATGGACTTTATATTCAAG TGA
- the LOC123723678 gene encoding gastrula zinc finger protein XlCGF57.1, whose translation MKNKPVKKQHKIKRSKHHRDPIKTECETQSDDVNCKREEPDISQAPSPNTKGVTSNSIQVKEEPADFEVQSHCLDSRALHKDSGSVITKTETDSVYISQGTVEMKAEYDSDSEIHKVVVKRETQVCFMKEENVGEENTDEDTEDRRDTDSNRVSSPQFFPCTYCTISFTDHSFLEKHIKWNHQKEYLAMLRNSFSKSSGTETVPAHSCLHCSLMFQTPRLLSIHTRQIHPSATPRKPARPHRVSVKLYTCPQCARRFRYLGSLQNHCELSHKMAVVSTNGHLSCADCGKSFKNCWGLGPHQCHEPEGTEPQDIKPVVCLDVGFHCSECGKILCSPQSLNIHMRIHTGEKPYACKECGKRFAESGSLRKHLLIHSGVKAFKCQECGKDFARMKGLRSHMTTHSGKKQYSCSHCDRQFGYKSSLTIHLRSHTGEKPFHCTECGKDFSIKRNLRLHLKIHNNEKGHQCGECGLKVIDIGALKTHMRSHTGERPYHCTVCSKQFIRLEHLKNHQRTHTGERPYVCSECSKSFAQSGDLTKHIRTHTGEKPYECSVCHGCYTSSGDLGKHMRIHNGSRPFPCQECDKSFRLVGHLKTHMRTHTGERPYSCPRCLRTFARTHHLSVHLAQCR comes from the exons ATGAAGAACAAACCTGTGAAAAAGCAACACAAAATCAAGAGGTCTAAACACCATCGAGACCCCATCAAAACAGAGTGTGAAACACAGTCAGATGATGTTAACTGCAAAAGAGAAGAACCAGACATTAGCCAAGCTCCCTCTCCCAACACGAAAGGGGTCACTTCCAACTCCATCCAAGTTAAAGAGGAACCAGCAGACTTTGAAGTGCAGAGTCATTGCTTGGATTCTAGAGCACTCCACAAGGATTCTGGATCCGTCATAACCAAGACTGAAACAGATTCCGTTTACATTAGCCAAGGAACAGTAGAGATGAAAGCAGAGTATGATTCTGATTCTGAAATACATAAGGTGGTGGTTAAGAGAGAAACTCAAGTGTGTTTCATGAAGGAGGAGAATGTGGGTGAAGAAAACACAGATGAGGACACCGAAGACAGGAGGGATACAGACAGCAACAGAG tctcttctCCTCAGTTCTTTCCTTGCACATACTGCACCATCTCCTTCACCGACCATTCCTTCCTGGAGAAGCACATCAAGTGGAACCACCAGAAGGAGTATCTGGCCATGTTGAGAAACAGTTTTTCAAAGAGCAGTGGAACAGAGACGGTCCCAGCACACAGCTGCCTCCACTGTAGCCTCATGTTCCAAACCCCACGGCTGCTTAGTATCCACACCCGCCAGATCCACCCTTCAGCCACTCCCCGGAAACCTGCCCGTCCCCACAGGGTTTCGGTGAAACTCTACACCTGCCCACAGTGTGCCCGCAGATTCAGGTACCTGGGCAGTCTGCAAAACCACTGTGAGCTTTCACACAAAATGGCTGTTGTCAGCACCAATGGACACCTCAGTTGTGCCgattgtgggaagagcttcaagaATTGTTGGGGACTGGGACCTCACCAGTGTCACGAACCAGAGGGCACTGAACCTCAGGACATTAAGCCTGTGGTCTGTCTGGATGTCGGCTTCCATTGCTCAGAGTGTGGCAAGATCCTCTGTAGTCCTCAGAGCCTGAACATTCACATGCGAATTCACACCGGAGAGAAGCCTTATGCCTGTAAGGAGTGTGGCAAAAGATTTGCGGAGAGCGGCAGTTTACGCAAACACCTGCTGATACACTCTGGAGTCAAGGCATTCAAATGCCAGGAATGCGGGAAGGATTTTGCCCGTATGAAGGGTCTCAGGAGTCACATGACCACTCATTCTGGCAAAAAGCAGTACTCCTGCTCCCACTGTGACCGGCAGTTTGGATACAAGTCTAGTCTGACCATTCACCTACGCtctcacacaggggagaaaccctttCACTGCACAGAGTGTGGTAAAGACTTCTCTATCAAGAGAAACCTGAGGCTTCACCTAAAGATCCACAACAATGAGAAAGGCCACCAGTGTGGGGAGTGCGGCCTGAAGGTGATAGACATTGGGGCGTTGAAGACACACATGCGCTCACACACCGGCGAGAGGCCTTACCACTGCACAGTGTGCAGCAAGCAGTTCATTCGACTGGAACATCTGAAGAACCACCAACGCACTCACACAGGTGAGAGACCATACGTCTGTTCGGAGTGCAGCAAGAGCTTTGCTCAGTCTGGAGATCTCACAAAACACATACGcactcacactggagagaagccgtaTGAATGTTCTGTCTGCCACGGCTGCTATACCTCTTCAGGGGATCTGGGGAAACACATGAGGATCCACAATGGTTCACGTCCCTTTCCCTGCCAGGAGTGTGACAAGAGCTTCCGCTTGGTCGGCCACCTTAAAACTCACATGAGGACCCACACTGGGGAGAGACCGTACTCCTGCCCCCGCTGCCTCCGGACCTTCGCTCGCACCCACCACCTCTCTGTTCACCTGGCTCAGTGTCGCTGA